One genomic segment of Paenibacillus xylanexedens includes these proteins:
- a CDS encoding GntR family transcriptional regulator, which produces MSLNQKIRGSTRAYSYNLLKERILHLELKPGTKISEKEIADELQVSRTPVREAFMKLAEEELLDIIPQSGTIVSHINLEHVEEGRFMREKMEKEIVTLACVSFPEEYRFRLETNIAMQEVCIGKNNFYRLFELDEEFHQILFQGTGKLRTWRMLQQLNIPFNRLRLLRLAEDSNLEVIISQHKEIYRLITERKTEQAVQVMEAHLRLVVIEQESIKAKYPHYFI; this is translated from the coding sequence ATGTCACTTAATCAAAAAATTAGAGGCTCGACCCGGGCATATTCATATAACCTGTTAAAAGAACGAATTCTTCATCTGGAACTTAAGCCGGGTACCAAGATTTCAGAGAAAGAGATTGCAGATGAACTGCAGGTGAGCAGAACACCCGTGCGAGAAGCATTCATGAAGCTTGCTGAAGAAGAACTGCTGGACATTATTCCCCAGAGTGGAACGATCGTCTCTCATATTAATCTGGAGCATGTGGAAGAAGGCAGGTTTATGCGGGAGAAGATGGAGAAGGAAATCGTGACTTTGGCTTGTGTTTCTTTTCCTGAAGAGTACAGATTTCGACTTGAAACCAACATTGCAATGCAGGAAGTCTGTATAGGGAAAAACAATTTCTATCGTCTATTTGAACTGGATGAAGAGTTTCATCAGATTTTGTTCCAGGGCACGGGTAAGCTAAGAACATGGAGAATGTTGCAGCAACTGAATATTCCGTTTAATCGGTTGCGTTTATTACGTCTAGCGGAGGACTCCAACCTGGAGGTCATTATCTCCCAGCACAAAGAGATTTATCGTCTTATCACAGAGCGTAAGACCGAGCAAGCTGTTCAGGTGATGGAAGCTCATCTTAGACTCGTTGTTATTGAACAGGAATCGATAAAGGCGAAATACCCGCATTATTTTATATAA
- a CDS encoding extracellular solute-binding protein yields the protein MNQKPRKFVGKMVLATMMTFVLAACSSGAGTGGDVTEVQTKAAMETYNVGDTFKATEPFNLSILYSDHPIYPYKKDWLFFDKITELTGVTLEPTIVPMSDYSQKRSLLISSGDAPLVIPKTYPGEESAFVSSGAVLPISDYIDLMPNFKDKVEKWGLEEELEGLRQEDGKYYVLPGLHEEVWPDYTLLVRTDVFEENNIPIPTTWDQLYDAAKKLKEIYPDSIPFSDGFKFNSTLNIAATGFGTKAGWGFGNGLTYKEDQDEFVYTATTPEYKELLTYFNKLVSEGLLDKESFTQDDDQAVQKFVSGKSFMINGNSQTVVLHRNDMNKTLGEGKYSVAKITVPGGPKGQLMSGSRLENGVMISGKIQKSENFKAIMQFVDWLYYSDEGQEFAKWGVEGETFTKEGGKRKLVEDVNYNGLNPKGTKDLRIDFGFSGGVFAYGGTTDLLQSMFSEEELKFQQDMKDTKEVIPAEPPIPYSSEDRERVTLLSTPLKDYSDQNTLKFILGERDLSEFDTFAKELDSQGLSNYLKLANDTYKAYKENKQ from the coding sequence ATGAATCAAAAGCCACGTAAGTTTGTTGGTAAAATGGTGTTGGCAACAATGATGACTTTCGTACTGGCAGCATGTAGTAGCGGTGCTGGAACTGGTGGGGACGTCACGGAAGTTCAAACCAAGGCAGCGATGGAAACGTACAATGTAGGTGACACATTCAAGGCAACTGAGCCGTTTAATCTATCGATACTATATAGCGACCATCCGATCTATCCGTATAAAAAAGACTGGTTGTTTTTTGACAAAATTACCGAACTGACGGGTGTTACGCTTGAACCAACGATTGTTCCCATGAGTGACTACTCTCAGAAGAGATCTCTTCTAATCAGTTCAGGCGATGCACCGCTGGTTATTCCCAAAACCTATCCTGGTGAAGAATCTGCATTTGTATCTTCCGGTGCGGTCTTGCCCATTAGTGATTACATTGATTTGATGCCGAACTTCAAGGATAAAGTGGAAAAATGGGGATTGGAAGAAGAACTCGAAGGACTTCGGCAAGAAGATGGAAAGTACTATGTGCTCCCGGGTCTGCATGAAGAAGTATGGCCGGATTATACATTACTGGTAAGAACGGATGTTTTTGAAGAAAATAACATCCCCATCCCGACGACATGGGACCAATTGTATGATGCAGCCAAAAAGCTGAAAGAAATCTACCCGGATTCCATTCCATTTTCAGATGGATTTAAATTCAATAGTACATTGAACATCGCTGCTACTGGCTTTGGTACCAAGGCAGGATGGGGTTTTGGTAATGGATTGACGTATAAGGAAGATCAGGATGAATTCGTATACACGGCTACAACACCAGAATACAAAGAGCTGCTGACGTATTTTAACAAGTTGGTATCCGAAGGATTGCTGGACAAAGAAAGTTTTACACAGGATGATGATCAGGCTGTACAGAAATTTGTATCCGGCAAATCATTCATGATTAATGGTAATTCCCAAACGGTAGTGCTGCACCGAAATGATATGAACAAAACGCTGGGAGAAGGTAAATACTCTGTTGCGAAGATTACAGTTCCTGGTGGGCCAAAAGGGCAATTAATGTCTGGCTCCAGACTTGAAAACGGTGTCATGATATCCGGGAAAATTCAAAAAAGCGAAAACTTCAAAGCCATTATGCAATTTGTGGATTGGTTATACTACAGTGATGAGGGTCAAGAGTTTGCCAAATGGGGCGTTGAAGGCGAAACATTTACCAAAGAGGGCGGAAAACGTAAATTGGTAGAAGATGTGAACTACAATGGTTTGAATCCTAAAGGCACGAAGGATCTGCGTATTGACTTTGGTTTCTCTGGTGGAGTATTTGCCTACGGTGGTACCACAGATCTGCTGCAATCGATGTTTAGTGAAGAAGAGTTGAAATTCCAACAAGACATGAAGGATACCAAGGAAGTGATCCCGGCAGAACCACCAATTCCTTACTCTTCAGAGGACCGTGAACGGGTGACACTTCTGAGTACACCATTGAAAGATTATTCGGATCAGAATACACTTAAATTTATCTTGGGTGAGCGAGACTTGTCTGAATTCGATACGTTTGCCAAAGAGCTGGATAGCCAAGGATTATCTAATTATCTGAAGCTGGCAAATGACACGTACAAAGCCTACAAAGAAAACAAGCAATAA
- a CDS encoding carbohydrate ABC transporter permease — protein sequence MQESRSYKVFKVFNVIFLLFVVFITLYPFLNVVAQSFSSESYINSGKVSLFPRGFNVETYKTISRDSMFWTNYKNTIIYTVVGTLISMFMTTIFAYALSKKRLMGRKFLTMFAVFTMFFSGGLIPNYVLINSLGFNNTMWALVVPGAISIYNMLIMKSFFENMPEELEEAASIDGLNTYGILLRIILPLSKAVMATMVLFYAVGHWNSWFPAFLYLDKKELFPVTIYLRNMIAGATSGASAGATSADNLTQIAANIKSVTMVLTILPILTIYPFVQRYFVTGIMLGSVKQ from the coding sequence ATGCAGGAATCCAGATCTTACAAAGTATTTAAAGTATTCAATGTCATCTTTCTGCTGTTCGTGGTATTTATAACGCTCTATCCATTCTTAAATGTCGTGGCACAATCCTTCAGTAGTGAGTCCTATATTAATTCGGGTAAGGTTAGTTTGTTCCCAAGAGGATTTAATGTGGAGACATACAAGACCATCTCACGTGACAGCATGTTCTGGACAAATTATAAAAATACGATTATCTACACTGTAGTAGGTACGTTAATCTCCATGTTTATGACGACTATTTTCGCATATGCCCTGTCCAAAAAGAGGTTGATGGGTCGCAAGTTTCTGACGATGTTCGCCGTATTTACCATGTTCTTCAGTGGTGGATTGATTCCAAACTATGTGTTGATTAATTCCCTTGGGTTCAACAACACCATGTGGGCACTTGTTGTTCCTGGCGCAATTAGCATATACAACATGCTGATCATGAAGTCATTTTTTGAAAATATGCCTGAAGAACTGGAGGAAGCTGCCTCCATTGACGGTTTGAACACATACGGGATCTTGTTACGCATTATATTGCCGCTTAGTAAAGCAGTTATGGCAACCATGGTGCTGTTCTACGCAGTAGGTCATTGGAATTCCTGGTTCCCAGCCTTTCTGTATCTGGACAAAAAAGAACTGTTCCCTGTCACCATTTATTTGCGCAATATGATTGCAGGAGCGACAAGTGGGGCATCTGCCGGTGCAACCTCAGCTGATAACCTGACACAGATTGCTGCCAATATTAAGTCAGTAACGATGGTATTAACCATCTTGCCGATACTCACCATCTATCCATTTGTCCAAAGATACTTTGTAACCGGTATCATGTTAGGGTCTGTTAAACAGTAA
- a CDS encoding ABC transporter permease, with protein MTSLRKESRLRTAATLFRKDWQLYSLLILPIIYLLIFKYGPMIGNVIAFRRFVPGGSIFGETWVGLRYFKMFIEDPTFWRVFGNTLMLGGLALLFTFPVPIIFALMLNEVKSKRFKKFVQTASYLPHFLSIVIVAGMILQLTAVNGSINGLVAFFTGDNIPFMQRAEWFRTIYITSEVWQGMGWGAILYLAALTTIDDSLYEAARIDGANRWKQTIHVTLPGILPTIVTLLILNMGNFLAVGFEKILLLYNPLIYETSDVISTYLYRVGLESSNFSYATAIGLFESLIGLILVFSVNAISRRLTQRSLW; from the coding sequence ATGACATCTTTACGTAAAGAGAGCAGATTACGAACGGCAGCAACTTTGTTCCGCAAAGACTGGCAGCTGTATTCACTATTAATCCTTCCCATCATTTATCTCCTTATTTTCAAATATGGACCGATGATTGGTAATGTGATTGCGTTCAGACGTTTTGTTCCCGGGGGAAGTATATTTGGAGAAACGTGGGTTGGATTAAGATACTTCAAAATGTTCATTGAGGACCCTACCTTCTGGAGAGTATTCGGTAATACGCTGATGTTGGGCGGACTTGCATTGCTCTTTACATTCCCGGTTCCAATCATTTTTGCCTTGATGCTTAACGAAGTGAAGAGTAAACGATTCAAGAAGTTTGTACAGACCGCGTCATATCTGCCTCATTTTCTGTCCATCGTTATCGTTGCGGGTATGATCCTGCAGCTGACAGCAGTGAATGGTTCCATTAATGGACTGGTGGCTTTCTTCACCGGAGACAATATTCCTTTTATGCAGCGGGCTGAGTGGTTCAGAACAATCTATATCACTTCCGAGGTATGGCAGGGTATGGGTTGGGGAGCGATTCTGTATCTGGCTGCACTGACAACCATTGATGATTCTTTGTATGAAGCTGCGCGTATCGATGGTGCCAATCGGTGGAAGCAAACGATTCATGTAACGTTACCAGGGATCTTGCCAACGATTGTGACGTTATTGATTTTGAACATGGGTAATTTCCTGGCAGTTGGATTTGAAAAAATCTTACTCTTGTACAATCCGCTGATCTACGAGACATCTGATGTGATCTCCACTTACCTGTATCGGGTTGGACTGGAATCCAGTAACTTCAGTTATGCTACCGCAATTGGCTTGTTCGAATCGCTGATCGGTCTGATTCTGGTATTCTCCGTAAATGCCATTTCACGCAGACTGACACAAAGAAGCTTATGGTAA
- a CDS encoding HAD family hydrolase has translation MALKAILFDLDDTLLWDERSVREAFHETCLIAAQETGVKPEELEEAVRNEARGLYESYETFPFTKMIGINPFEGLWANFTGGDQPEFRQLEQLAPVYRKESWRRGLLKLGIDREDLAEQLAAQFGVERRSRPHVYEETMDTLRQLQGKYKLLLLTNGCPALQQEKLDGVPELTPFFDEIIISGNFGKGKPDPSIFEHALSKLDVKPEESMMVGDKLTTDIRGALSSGIQSVWINREHKTNNEAYAPDHEITHLSELNQLIANF, from the coding sequence ATGGCGTTAAAAGCGATTTTGTTCGACCTAGATGATACTTTATTATGGGATGAGCGTAGTGTTCGAGAAGCTTTTCATGAGACTTGTCTAATCGCAGCGCAAGAGACTGGGGTCAAACCAGAAGAACTTGAAGAAGCTGTTCGTAATGAGGCACGTGGACTGTATGAATCATATGAAACCTTTCCTTTTACCAAAATGATTGGAATCAATCCGTTTGAAGGCCTATGGGCTAACTTTACTGGTGGGGATCAACCTGAGTTCCGTCAGTTGGAACAGCTTGCTCCAGTATACCGTAAAGAATCCTGGCGTCGTGGCTTGTTGAAGTTGGGTATAGATCGGGAAGATCTTGCTGAACAACTGGCTGCGCAGTTTGGAGTAGAACGGAGATCCAGACCACATGTATACGAAGAAACGATGGATACCTTGCGTCAGTTACAAGGCAAGTACAAACTGTTGTTGTTAACGAACGGTTGTCCTGCTTTGCAACAAGAGAAGTTGGATGGTGTACCTGAATTGACGCCTTTCTTTGATGAGATTATTATCTCGGGTAACTTCGGAAAAGGAAAACCAGATCCGTCGATATTTGAACATGCTTTGAGTAAACTGGATGTTAAACCCGAAGAGAGCATGATGGTTGGAGACAAGTTAACGACTGATATTCGTGGTGCTTTATCATCTGGCATCCAATCCGTATGGATTAACCGTGAGCATAAGACCAACAATGAAGCGTATGCGCCAGACCATGAAATAACACATTTATCGGAATTAAATCAGCTTATTGCTAATTTCTAA
- a CDS encoding DUF896 domain-containing protein — MDIDSLVARINELARKQKSTGLSEEELAERAELREIYLSNIRSNFRQQLDTIEIVDDENDKGHQGKLKH; from the coding sequence TTGGATATAGATAGTCTGGTAGCACGCATTAACGAATTGGCTCGTAAGCAAAAGTCCACTGGATTGTCGGAGGAAGAACTTGCTGAACGTGCCGAGCTAAGAGAGATTTATTTGAGCAATATTCGCAGTAATTTCAGACAACAACTGGATACCATTGAGATTGTTGATGATGAGAATGACAAAGGCCACCAAGGCAAACTCAAACACTAA
- a CDS encoding LysM peptidoglycan-binding domain-containing protein, protein MRYSTYQSIYEPMNSELVKSNIGNYKKVLARFKISSWMLKVAITSMIIFIGCSTVLTVFAGNENDVLPGGKIAVSQGETLWSISLEHKPTNMDTRIYIEAIKKVNQLHTTSIQVGQVLALPQFAK, encoded by the coding sequence ATGAGATATTCTACTTATCAAAGCATTTATGAACCAATGAATTCGGAACTGGTGAAGTCTAACATAGGGAACTACAAGAAGGTTTTAGCGCGTTTCAAGATTTCTTCATGGATGTTAAAGGTAGCCATTACCTCTATGATTATATTTATTGGATGCAGCACCGTTTTAACTGTATTTGCCGGCAATGAGAATGATGTTCTGCCTGGAGGAAAGATAGCTGTTTCACAAGGGGAAACATTATGGAGTATTTCTTTGGAACATAAACCGACGAATATGGATACACGTATTTATATAGAAGCAATTAAGAAAGTGAATCAACTTCATACAACTTCCATCCAAGTGGGACAAGTACTAGCTCTGCCGCAATTTGCAAAATAA
- the lexA gene encoding transcriptional repressor LexA, producing the protein MSKISSRQQAILEFIRNEVRLKGYPPSVREIGEAVGLASSSTVHGHLDRLEKKGLIRRDPTKPRAIELLSQEESEHSHQFAHSVARIPVVGKVTAGVPITATENIEDYFPLPTHYVGEQKVFMLSVVGDSMVEAGIVNGDYVIVRQQQTADNGDIVVAMTEDDEATVKTFYKEKDHIRLQPENATFEPLRLKHVSILGKVIGLFRDIH; encoded by the coding sequence ATGTCGAAGATATCCAGCAGGCAGCAGGCTATTCTGGAGTTTATACGAAATGAAGTCCGGTTGAAGGGGTATCCTCCTTCCGTACGGGAAATTGGTGAAGCGGTTGGACTGGCTTCCAGCTCAACAGTACATGGACATTTGGATCGTTTGGAGAAAAAAGGTTTGATCCGACGCGACCCTACCAAGCCAAGAGCCATTGAGCTTTTGAGCCAGGAAGAGTCTGAGCATTCTCATCAATTTGCTCATAGCGTTGCACGTATTCCTGTCGTTGGTAAGGTTACAGCCGGGGTTCCAATCACTGCAACCGAGAACATTGAAGACTACTTCCCCCTTCCTACACATTATGTAGGCGAACAGAAAGTGTTTATGCTTTCAGTAGTGGGAGATAGTATGGTGGAAGCTGGAATCGTTAATGGAGATTACGTTATTGTCCGTCAACAGCAAACTGCTGATAACGGTGATATCGTCGTTGCAATGACTGAAGACGATGAAGCTACAGTGAAAACGTTCTATAAAGAGAAAGATCATATTCGCCTTCAACCGGAGAATGCGACCTTCGAACCTTTACGTTTGAAACATGTTAGTATTCTGGGTAAAGTCATTGGCCTTTTCCGAGATATTCATTAA
- a CDS encoding aldehyde dehydrogenase, whose translation MDQAKQLVTEQRTFFYTGQTKNIEYRINALQQLRKGIEKYQQRIQDALRADLNKSEAEAYGSEIRIVLGELDFALEHLQEWAAPKQVPTNPAMPDGVSTIYPEPYGVALIIAPWNYPFQLAFGPLIGAIAAGNCAVIKPSELTPAVSRLTYDLIQEIFPQEYIAVMEGEVEASTALLKEKFDYIFFTGSTGVGRIVMKAAAEHLTPVTLELGGKSPAIVHNDAELKLVAQRIVRGKFLNAGQTCVAPDYLLVHEQVHDELINLIGAEIKDKFGDDVLQNADFPHIVNARNFDRLSKFLTDGKTLIGGRSVREQLLIEPTVIGDVNWESAVMQEEIFGPILPVFTYSDLNPMLDEIVRRPKPLALYLFTQDEQLQDQVLNQVSFGGGCINDTLSHMTSHYLPFGGVGESGMGSYHGQQSFDVFSHHKSVLKRSE comes from the coding sequence GTGGATCAGGCAAAACAACTTGTGACAGAACAACGTACATTTTTTTATACAGGACAAACTAAAAATATCGAGTATCGGATTAATGCACTTCAACAGCTTAGAAAGGGAATTGAAAAGTATCAGCAACGGATTCAAGATGCACTTCGGGCAGATCTGAACAAATCTGAGGCGGAAGCTTACGGTTCCGAGATTCGCATTGTTTTGGGTGAACTGGATTTTGCATTAGAACATCTGCAGGAATGGGCTGCACCAAAACAAGTCCCAACTAATCCGGCTATGCCGGATGGGGTGAGCACCATTTACCCTGAACCGTACGGAGTGGCTCTTATTATTGCACCTTGGAACTATCCTTTCCAACTGGCCTTTGGTCCACTGATTGGAGCAATTGCAGCCGGTAACTGTGCAGTTATCAAGCCTTCTGAATTAACACCAGCGGTATCTCGTCTGACATATGATCTGATTCAGGAGATCTTCCCTCAGGAGTATATCGCCGTTATGGAAGGGGAAGTTGAAGCCAGTACAGCATTGTTGAAAGAGAAGTTTGATTATATTTTCTTCACAGGAAGCACAGGTGTTGGTCGCATTGTTATGAAGGCAGCTGCGGAGCATTTGACTCCTGTAACCCTGGAGCTAGGGGGCAAGAGTCCTGCTATTGTCCATAACGATGCAGAACTGAAGCTGGTGGCCCAGCGTATTGTTCGTGGAAAGTTCCTGAATGCAGGGCAAACATGCGTTGCTCCGGATTACTTGCTTGTGCATGAACAAGTTCATGATGAATTGATCAATCTGATTGGCGCAGAGATCAAAGATAAATTTGGGGATGATGTGTTACAGAACGCTGATTTCCCGCATATTGTCAACGCGCGTAACTTTGATCGGTTGTCGAAATTCCTCACAGATGGCAAAACGCTGATTGGTGGGCGTTCTGTACGTGAGCAGTTGCTTATTGAGCCGACGGTAATCGGAGATGTGAACTGGGAATCAGCTGTCATGCAAGAAGAGATCTTCGGTCCGATTCTTCCTGTATTTACGTACAGTGACCTGAATCCTATGCTGGATGAGATTGTTCGCCGGCCAAAACCATTGGCGCTATATCTCTTCACACAGGATGAGCAACTGCAGGATCAGGTTCTGAATCAAGTATCCTTCGGTGGTGGATGTATTAATGACACACTTTCTCATATGACTTCACACTATCTCCCGTTTGGTGGTGTAGGAGAGAGCGGTATGGGCTCATATCACGGACAACAGAGCTTTGATGTGTTCTCGCATCACAAGAGTGTTCTGAAACGCAGTGAATAA